The following proteins are encoded in a genomic region of Amia ocellicauda isolate fAmiCal2 chromosome 6, fAmiCal2.hap1, whole genome shotgun sequence:
- the LOC136751009 gene encoding uncharacterized protein LOC136751009 isoform X2, whose protein sequence is MATSCQERRVLVEIPAPQPKISAHIRRSYFDALNYRVGPSPYPRNNITNQEQDELVEPSTKKQRLNQKKGVGLELHLMALSQQQLVDLVSSLMFLEEEKNTKVLCPDLKLLQEHLQCKKANVYRSIPYSRLGSNRDAHCYRKAYPHLLAFKQACVEGGKLLLKCKQWDAALEFGLSAWRYTSELPQWDTSSHNMLRAQCFSTLATHCITALQQSCIGMAKCLELKRRFKISWTQCKEITPCIEELERMIDNLQSSTPDSTGF, encoded by the exons ATGGCAACGTCTTGTCAGGAACGACGAGTGCTGGTGGAAATCCCTGCTCCTCAGCCCAAAATTTCag CTCACATAAGGAGGTCCTACTTTGATGCCTTGAACTACAGGGTGGGCCCATCACCCTACCCCAGAAATAATATAACCAACCAAGAACAGGATGAGTTGG TGGAGCCCTCCACGAAAAAGCAGCGACTGAACCAGAAGAAGGGTGTTGGCTTGGAGCTTCACCTCATGGCCCTTTCCCAACAACAGCTCGTAGACCTCGTCAGTTCCTTGATGTTCCTGGAAGAG GAGAAAAACACTAAAGTTCTCTGTCCTGACCTGAAACTCTTACAAGAGCATCTGCAGTGTAAAAAAGCCAACGTGTATCGATCCATCCCTTACTCGCGACTGGGGTCCAACCGAGATGCACACTGCTACAGGAAGGCCTATCCTCACCTTCTGGCTTTCAAG CAAGCTTGTGTGGAAGGAGGCAAGTTGCTGCTCAAGTGTAAGCAGTGGGACGCAGCCCTGGAGTTCGGGCTGAGCGCGTGGAGGTACACCAGCGAGTTGCCGCAGTGGGACACCAGCAGCCACAACATGCTGAGAGCGCAGTGCTTCAGCACATTGGCAACACACTGCATCACAGCTTTGCAACAGAGCTGCATTGGGATGGCCAAGTGCCTGGAGCTGAAAAGAAG GTTTAAAATTTCATGGACACAGTGCAAAGAGATCACACCATGTATTGAGGAACTGGAGAGAATGATTGACAATCTGCAGAGCAGCACGCCTGACTCCACTgggttttga
- the LOC136751009 gene encoding uncharacterized protein LOC136751009 isoform X1 gives MATSCQERRVLVEIPAPQPKISAHIRRSYFDALNYRVGPSPYPRNNITNQEQDELAVEPSTKKQRLNQKKGVGLELHLMALSQQQLVDLVSSLMFLEEEKNTKVLCPDLKLLQEHLQCKKANVYRSIPYSRLGSNRDAHCYRKAYPHLLAFKQACVEGGKLLLKCKQWDAALEFGLSAWRYTSELPQWDTSSHNMLRAQCFSTLATHCITALQQSCIGMAKCLELKRRFKISWTQCKEITPCIEELERMIDNLQSSTPDSTGF, from the exons ATGGCAACGTCTTGTCAGGAACGACGAGTGCTGGTGGAAATCCCTGCTCCTCAGCCCAAAATTTCag CTCACATAAGGAGGTCCTACTTTGATGCCTTGAACTACAGGGTGGGCCCATCACCCTACCCCAGAAATAATATAACCAACCAAGAACAGGATGAGTTGG CAGTGGAGCCCTCCACGAAAAAGCAGCGACTGAACCAGAAGAAGGGTGTTGGCTTGGAGCTTCACCTCATGGCCCTTTCCCAACAACAGCTCGTAGACCTCGTCAGTTCCTTGATGTTCCTGGAAGAG GAGAAAAACACTAAAGTTCTCTGTCCTGACCTGAAACTCTTACAAGAGCATCTGCAGTGTAAAAAAGCCAACGTGTATCGATCCATCCCTTACTCGCGACTGGGGTCCAACCGAGATGCACACTGCTACAGGAAGGCCTATCCTCACCTTCTGGCTTTCAAG CAAGCTTGTGTGGAAGGAGGCAAGTTGCTGCTCAAGTGTAAGCAGTGGGACGCAGCCCTGGAGTTCGGGCTGAGCGCGTGGAGGTACACCAGCGAGTTGCCGCAGTGGGACACCAGCAGCCACAACATGCTGAGAGCGCAGTGCTTCAGCACATTGGCAACACACTGCATCACAGCTTTGCAACAGAGCTGCATTGGGATGGCCAAGTGCCTGGAGCTGAAAAGAAG GTTTAAAATTTCATGGACACAGTGCAAAGAGATCACACCATGTATTGAGGAACTGGAGAGAATGATTGACAATCTGCAGAGCAGCACGCCTGACTCCACTgggttttga